GTCCGAGTCACACCTGGACACCGGTGAGCGCGCCCTGAAGAACGAGAAGACCGAGAACGGCGGCAGGCGGACCGACGCCAACGAAGCCCCCGGGGCCGACCTCGACGACGGTCCCGGCTGCGCCGACGACGGAGCCCACGCCGAGCGCGTCGAGGGCGACGAACCGCTCCTCGCCGCCCGCGTGCACCGCCCGTCCGACCTCATGCGGCTCCTCGTCGGTGTCCTCGCCATCGCCGTGCTCCTGTCCATCGCCGCGTTCGCGCACGGCACGACGTCCGGGCTCGAACAGGACATCGACAAGGGCACGGACCAGGCGCCCGACCTGTTGATCAAGGTCGCGGGTCTGGTCGCCAGCATCGGCGTACTGCTCGTGCCCGTGGCGTTCGCGATCGAGCGGCTGATCAAACGTGACGGGCTGCGCATCGCCGACGGTGTCCTTGCCGCCGTACTGGCGCACGGCGTGACGCTCGCCACCGACCTCTGGGTCGCGAAGGCCGCCCCCGACTCCATCCAGGACGCGCTGACGAAGCCGTCCCCCGCGGACCTCCACGCGTTCACCGATCCGGTGCACGGCTATCTCGCGCCCGTCATCGCGTACATGACGGCCGTCGGCATGTCCCGCAGACCGCGCTGGCGCCTGGTGCTGTTCGTGGTGCTGCTGCTCGACGCGTTCACCATGCTGGTCACCGGCTACACGACACCCTTCTCGATCATCCTGACGGTGCTCATCGGCTGGGCCGTGGCCTACGGAACGCTCTACGCGGTCGGCTCGCCCAACGTGCGGCCCACCGGCCAGACGCTGCTCGCGGGTCTGCGGCACGTCGGCTTCCACCCCGTGAGCGCCTCCCGCGAGGAGTCCCCCGACAGCGAGCACGGCGACCGCGGACGCCGCTACTTCGTCACTCTGGAGGACGGCCCTCCACTCGACGTGACGGTCATCGACCGCGAACAGCAGGCGCAGGGCTTCTTCTACCGCGTCTGGCGCAGGCTCACCCTGCGGGGCATCACCCAGCGGCGCAGCCTGCAGTCCCTGCGGCAGGCGCTGGAGCAGGAGGCCCTCCTCGCGTACGCGGCCATCGCGGCCGGGGCGAACGCGCCCAAGCTGATCGCCACCTCCGAGCTCGGCCCCGACGCCGTGATGCTCGTCTACGAGCACACGGGCGGCCACTCCCTGGACTCCCTGCCGGACGAGGCCATCACCGACGAGCTCCTGTGCGACACCTGGCGGCAGGTGCAGGCCCTGCAGTCCCGGCGGATCGCGCACCGCAGGCTCGCGGGAGACGCGATCCTGGTGGATCGTTCCGGCACGGTGATCCTCACGGATCTGCGGGGCGGCGAGATCGCCGCGGGCGACCTGGTCCTGCGCATCGACATCGCCCAGCTTCTGACGGCCCTCGGCCTGCGGGTGGGTGCCGAGCGCGCCGTCGCCGCGGCGGTCGAGGTCCTCGGGCCCGACGCGGTGGCCGACTGTCTGCCGCTGCTCCAGCCCATCGCCCTCACCCGCTCCACCCGCTCCACGCTGGGCAAGCTGGCCCGGGAACGGTCCCAGCGCGAGCGGGAAGCCGTCCTGGAGGCCTCCCGCAAGTCCCGGCAGAGCGTGCGCGCGGACGTCCCGGAGGACGGCCGGGCGGACAAGCCGTCATCGAAGCAGGAGAAGCAGGCGGCCAAGCAGGAGCGGCAGGCCGAGAAGCAGGCCATAGACGACGCCCTGGATCAGGCGCGCGAGGAGGACCTGCTCACCCAGATCCGCCACCAGGTGCTGCTCATCCGTCCGACGGCGCCGGTCGAGCCCGCGCAGCTGGAGCGGATCAGGCCGCGCACGCTGATCAGCTTCATCGCCGGCGCCATCGGTGCCTACTTCCTGCTCTCGCAGCTGACGCACGTCGAATTCGGCACCCTCTTCCAGGAGGCCGAGTGGGGCTGGGTGGCTGCCGCGGTCGGCTTCTCCGCGCTGAGCTACTTCGCGGCCGCGATGAGCCTGCTGGGCTTCGTGCCGGAGCGGGTGCCGTTCCTGCGGGCGGTGGCGGCGCAGGTCGCCGGGTCGTTCGTGAAGATCGTGGCGCCCGCCGCAGTCGG
The window above is part of the Streptomyces venezuelae genome. Proteins encoded here:
- a CDS encoding lysylphosphatidylglycerol synthase domain-containing protein gives rise to the protein MHPDEKAGTSASESHLDTGERALKNEKTENGGRRTDANEAPGADLDDGPGCADDGAHAERVEGDEPLLAARVHRPSDLMRLLVGVLAIAVLLSIAAFAHGTTSGLEQDIDKGTDQAPDLLIKVAGLVASIGVLLVPVAFAIERLIKRDGLRIADGVLAAVLAHGVTLATDLWVAKAAPDSIQDALTKPSPADLHAFTDPVHGYLAPVIAYMTAVGMSRRPRWRLVLFVVLLLDAFTMLVTGYTTPFSIILTVLIGWAVAYGTLYAVGSPNVRPTGQTLLAGLRHVGFHPVSASREESPDSEHGDRGRRYFVTLEDGPPLDVTVIDREQQAQGFFYRVWRRLTLRGITQRRSLQSLRQALEQEALLAYAAIAAGANAPKLIATSELGPDAVMLVYEHTGGHSLDSLPDEAITDELLCDTWRQVQALQSRRIAHRRLAGDAILVDRSGTVILTDLRGGEIAAGDLVLRIDIAQLLTALGLRVGAERAVAAAVEVLGPDAVADCLPLLQPIALTRSTRSTLGKLARERSQREREAVLEASRKSRQSVRADVPEDGRADKPSSKQEKQAAKQERQAEKQAIDDALDQAREEDLLTQIRHQVLLIRPTAPVEPAQLERIRPRTLISFIAGAIGAYFLLSQLTHVEFGTLFQEAEWGWVAAAVGFSALSYFAAAMSLLGFVPERVPFLRAVAAQVAGSFVKIVAPAAVGGVALNTRFLQRSGVRSGLAVASVGASQLFGLGSHILLLLIFGYLTGTEKTPSFTPSRTVIAGLLSVAVLVLVVTAIPFLRKFVVTRVRSLFAGVVPRMLDVLQRPQKLLTGIGGMLLLTLMFVLCLDASVRAFGNEQMTSLSLASVAVVFLAGNALGSAAPTPGGVGAVEATLTLGLIAVGVPKDVAAPAVLLYRLLTLWLPVLPGWLFFNHLTRKGLL